The nucleotide sequence CTGCGGCGGAGCGGCGCAAAACCCCAACTCGATTCCAAAATCGCGATGACTCCGGCGAGGAAGTAGGTGAGATGGAGGTGGAGGAGGGCGAGGAAAGCGAAGGCAGCGAAGATGGAGTAGAGAAAGGGGGAAAGGCGAGGGGGGAGGCGGAGAAAGGTGAGGGCTTtgagggagaggaggaggagggaggcgaggaggaggaagagagtggCGAGGGGAAGTAGGGCGGCTGCGAGGGTGGCGGTGAGGTGGGCGAGGCGGGCGGGGAGGGAGCGGAGGGCCGGTAGGATCTTGACGGGGCGGCCGTAGAAGCTATGGTGGGCGCTACCGGAGATAGCAGCGGAGGCGGAGAGAAGGAATAGGGCGGCGAAAGAGAAGAGGACAGGAGGTACAAGGGATGGGAGGCGGTGGCgatgggagaagaagagggagGAGGTGGAGGGGGCGGAGGTGAAGAAAAATGAAGGGGCAGCAACGAGGATGGAGGAGAAAGGGAGGAGAAAGAGGACGGAGAGGGCGAGGAAGTGACGGGAGTGGGCGGCGACGATGCGGTGGGACTCGGAGATGACGCCGCCGAGGAGATCGGACCACGTCGATGTCGCGTCGCGTGCCATCGGTGACGGTGGCCTTGTCTTTTTCTCGcagcgagaagaagaagaagagatgcaGGCGATAACAAATACTTTACGTAATGCGTAGAAAAAGGTTGGGGCCcactgatatatatttttttccttggGGCACTTAACGTGTCGATGAGATTGCTAATTATTCTTTCATTTgcatattttaaatcaaattatttCTGttctaaataaattaataatatcgATCAGTTTTGAAATTATTGGTCTGGaatcaaaattgaaaaatgaaatataaaaataaataataaataataaattgttGTTCAACGTGTGAAAAAGTGCACAATAAtagtttaatatatttttattagaaTAAAAACTTTACTAcgagaagattaaaaaaatggCAAATGGGCCAAAAAGCCCATCAGTGAATGGCTGCCGCGTAGCCACCAACTGGATGAAATGACCGGCGCTTGGCTACCACGACTTCGACGGCTATGGAGTTCCGAGCGCTCGATCTCCGCAGGATCCTTCGTCTCGTCGCTTCCACCGCTCCTCTCGGGGGAAGGTGGAAGCGGCTGCTGAGCACCGCTGACGCTGGCGCCTCCGGCGAGTTCCTCAGCGGAAGCGCCTATGAGGTGCTAGGGGTACCGGAGTCGAGCTCCTTTGCGGAGATTAAGGCCTCGTTCCGTAAGCTCGCCAAGGAAACCCACCCTGATATGGTCGCATCGGGTTCGCCTGACGACGCTGCCGCCTCCGATCGCTTCCTCCACGTCCTCGCCGCTTATGAGGTAATTCTCGCGGATCGTAGTCTGTTTGGCATATCGTTAGAATTTGAACAGCATGATTCAGCCCAGAACATCAATGGATGAACTATTTTCACTCGTTAGTCGTCTCTAGTTTCTTTAATTCGTTTGACGAACATCTGATTAATGCAGTCCGGATATATCTTTGGGCTTTTCATTATCCATAATCCTTTTATATTGTTGTCTTGAGAAATAAACATTAAGTACAACACACGATTACCCGGCATCCAGTTGAACCTTGTTTTGAAACATGTAAAATGGTACTCAATGTCCATTATGATTGTTTGCAGATTCTTTCCGATTCTAAGAAAAGAGCTGACTATGATAGCTATTTACTT is from Zingiber officinale cultivar Zhangliang chromosome 7B, Zo_v1.1, whole genome shotgun sequence and encodes:
- the LOC122006305 gene encoding uncharacterized protein LOC122006305, translated to MARDATSTWSDLLGGVISESHRIVAAHSRHFLALSVLFLLPFSSILVAAPSFFFTSAPSTSSLFFSHRHRLPSLVPPVLFSFAALFLLSASAAISGSAHHSFYGRPVKILPALRSLPARLAHLTATLAAALLPLATLFLLLASLLLLSLKALTFLRLPPRLSPFLYSIFAAFAFLALLHLHLTYFLAGVIAILESSWGFAPLRRSAYLIKGMRPASLCLNLFFAVAIGLTLWGCAVGNPGSMAAAAAIARTVFATGITAALLLYWMVAAVVAYMYCKALHGELAGEIAEEFAWEYVSLPFHDRSVPHAVSVIRR